A window of the Bdellovibrio sp. ZAP7 genome harbors these coding sequences:
- the fliM gene encoding flagellar motor switch protein FliM — MNQVLSQSEVDALLAAVSDGDVASSDSPKSDDGQGGGGGGSNGKVEERKIISYDLTSQDRIIRGRLPQLEVIYEKFMRAFRVSLSSALRKIASITLTGTEFLKFGEFINTLPMPTCMCVLRFGNLRGSALFVIESKLAYALVDSFFGGADRPYTKIDGKDFTPIELQIVQKVVGLAINDLETAWASVEKIGCSFVRTEVNPQFVGIVPPTDVVIASTFDVELENASGTVSIVIPYATIEPIKQKLSTGFQVESDQTDKKLWTSTIQEQLLETDLEIKVNLGETEIKLRDMMGLKVGDVIPLDQDATGEFEVEIEGIKKFLGYYGIHHGTVAVQVTRPVIK, encoded by the coding sequence ATGAATCAGGTTCTTTCACAGAGTGAAGTTGATGCGCTTTTAGCCGCGGTTTCCGACGGGGATGTTGCCTCTTCGGATTCACCAAAGTCAGATGATGGCCAAGGTGGTGGCGGTGGCGGCAGCAATGGTAAAGTTGAAGAGCGCAAAATTATATCATACGACTTAACCAGCCAGGACCGTATTATCCGCGGTCGTTTGCCTCAGCTGGAAGTTATTTACGAAAAGTTCATGAGAGCTTTCCGTGTTTCTTTGTCTTCGGCTCTGCGCAAAATCGCGTCGATCACTTTGACTGGTACGGAATTCCTTAAATTCGGTGAGTTTATCAATACTTTGCCGATGCCGACGTGCATGTGCGTTCTGCGTTTTGGTAACTTGCGTGGTTCAGCTCTTTTCGTAATCGAAAGTAAACTGGCTTATGCTTTGGTGGACAGTTTCTTCGGTGGTGCTGACCGTCCTTATACCAAAATCGATGGTAAAGATTTTACTCCGATTGAACTTCAGATCGTACAAAAAGTCGTGGGTCTTGCTATTAACGACCTTGAAACAGCCTGGGCTTCTGTTGAAAAAATCGGTTGTTCTTTTGTTCGTACGGAAGTGAATCCCCAGTTCGTAGGTATCGTGCCTCCGACTGACGTAGTTATCGCTTCGACTTTCGACGTTGAGCTTGAAAACGCTTCGGGTACGGTTTCTATCGTTATCCCTTATGCGACAATCGAGCCGATCAAGCAAAAACTTTCCACTGGTTTCCAAGTTGAGTCTGACCAAACTGACAAGAAATTGTGGACTTCCACAATTCAAGAACAGCTTTTGGAAACAGATTTGGAAATCAAAGTGAACTTGGGTGAAACCGAGATCAAACTTCGCGACATGATGGGCTTGAAAGTAGGGGATGTCATTCCTTTGGATCAAGATGCCACGGGCGAGTTTGAAGTTGAAATTGAAGGTATCAAAAAGTTTTTAGGTTATTACGGAATACATCATGGAACCGTGGCTGTCCAAGTGACTCGTCCGGTAATCAAGTAG
- a CDS encoding FliA/WhiG family RNA polymerase sigma factor — translation MGKNAALLKKYKDEPRQLAPTKKDDLIREYAPLIKFIAQKIAVRLPSNIELDDLISAGVIGLMDAIEKYDSTRDNKFKTYAEFRIRGAILDELRAQDWVPRSIRDKAKLLDRTMVQLEADLGRNATDEEVAKALNINIDEFHDLVNQVRPVSLLPIDQATTFSNTDKKSIMDILEGSRTNSPFNQLNVKNIKEVVATAIEELPERQRLVLSLYYYEDLNLKEIGQVLRVTESRVSQLHAQAVTRLRAKLAATIGAGELEVA, via the coding sequence ATGGGGAAAAATGCGGCATTGTTGAAGAAGTACAAGGATGAGCCACGTCAGCTCGCGCCGACAAAAAAAGACGACCTTATTAGAGAGTACGCTCCACTTATTAAATTTATCGCTCAGAAAATCGCCGTTAGACTTCCCTCTAACATCGAATTGGATGATCTTATTTCGGCAGGTGTTATCGGCTTGATGGATGCCATCGAGAAATACGATTCCACTCGTGATAATAAATTTAAAACATATGCTGAGTTCCGTATCCGGGGTGCCATTCTGGATGAACTTCGCGCTCAAGACTGGGTTCCACGTTCTATTCGTGATAAAGCAAAATTGCTGGATCGAACGATGGTACAGTTGGAAGCAGATTTGGGCCGTAATGCGACTGATGAAGAGGTAGCGAAAGCCCTTAATATCAATATCGATGAATTCCATGATCTGGTAAATCAAGTTCGTCCTGTAAGCTTGTTGCCAATCGACCAAGCGACTACTTTCAGTAATACAGACAAAAAATCCATCATGGATATTTTGGAAGGTTCTCGTACCAACAGCCCCTTCAACCAATTGAATGTTAAAAACATCAAAGAAGTTGTGGCGACGGCTATCGAAGAGCTTCCTGAAAGACAGCGCCTGGTTCTTTCTCTTTATTACTATGAAGATTTGAACTTGAAAGAGATCGGTCAAGTATTGCGCGTGACTGAATCCCGCGTTTCTCAATTGCACGCTCAAGCAGTTACTCGCCTTCGTGCGAAATTGGCTGCCACGATCGGTGCCGGCGAATTGGAAGTCGCTTAG
- the fliQ gene encoding flagellar biosynthesis protein FliQ: protein MTEELVIKLGQDALRTTAMLSAPLLISTLVVGLAVSIFQALTQINEATLTFIPKMIVVAVVVVLAGPWMMDVLTTYTSTLIENIPAMVRE, encoded by the coding sequence ATGACTGAAGAATTAGTAATTAAACTTGGCCAGGATGCTTTAAGAACAACAGCGATGTTGTCAGCTCCGCTTTTGATCAGCACGCTGGTTGTCGGTTTGGCTGTTTCCATTTTCCAGGCATTGACTCAGATCAATGAGGCGACTTTGACGTTCATTCCGAAAATGATCGTGGTTGCGGTGGTCGTAGTTTTAGCCGGGCCGTGGATGATGGACGTTTTGACGACATACACTTCGACGTTAATTGAAAATATTCCGGCCATGGTCAGGGAATAG
- the fliP gene encoding flagellar type III secretion system pore protein FliP (The bacterial flagellar biogenesis protein FliP forms a type III secretion system (T3SS)-type pore required for flagellar assembly.), which yields MNFKKLTLWSLILLPLILLTSSHAFAQVTLPTVNLGFKTSDNPNEVVNAIKLVLIMTVLTLAPGILIMMTGFTRIIIVLSFLRQAMGVQQMPPNQLLVGLSLFLTFFVMQPAFNEINTKGVQPYLKGTISQEAAIENSLAPLRKFMFNQTRDADLALFVKLSKVEKPKTRAEVPTMVLVPAFVVSELKTAFQIGFIIFLPFLVIDIVASSVLMAMGMMMLPPIVISLPFKIMLFVLVDGWGLLIGSMVKSFG from the coding sequence GTGAATTTTAAGAAACTGACTCTTTGGAGTTTGATTCTACTTCCCCTGATTTTGCTGACGAGTTCACATGCATTTGCGCAAGTGACATTGCCAACAGTGAACTTGGGGTTCAAAACTTCTGACAATCCAAACGAAGTTGTAAATGCGATTAAACTAGTTTTGATCATGACCGTGCTGACTTTGGCACCGGGTATCCTGATCATGATGACAGGCTTTACTCGTATCATCATCGTATTGTCTTTTTTAAGACAAGCGATGGGTGTTCAACAAATGCCACCGAATCAATTGTTGGTGGGTTTGTCTTTGTTTTTGACTTTCTTTGTGATGCAACCGGCATTCAATGAAATCAACACCAAAGGTGTTCAGCCTTATTTGAAAGGCACCATTTCTCAAGAGGCAGCGATCGAAAACTCCCTGGCTCCTTTGCGTAAGTTCATGTTCAACCAGACACGCGACGCGGATCTGGCTTTGTTTGTAAAACTGTCTAAAGTTGAAAAACCTAAGACACGTGCCGAAGTTCCAACAATGGTTTTAGTTCCGGCATTTGTGGTTTCGGAACTTAAAACCGCTTTCCAAATCGGTTTCATTATCTTCCTGCCTTTCCTGGTGATCGACATCGTCGCCTCCAGCGTTTTGATGGCGATGGGTATGATGATGCTTCCACCGATTGTGATTTCGCTGCCATTTAAAATTATGCTTTTCGTACTTGTCGACGGTTGGGGTTTGCTGATCGGTTCGATGGTAAAAAGTTTCGGTTGA
- the fliO gene encoding flagellar biosynthetic protein FliO, translated as MKWILSLLFVISVSAQAADKEAPTSEAAPAAVTAEATTDTAVTATTADAVATKDLPKIDNRKESEIPLNLEKQKNAGTEGSSWFRILMTLSILGAVACGAFIFLRKYSVPKERKHQTQIKVLQQHYLGPKKSLAIVRVAGESILIGVTDHNISMIKSLSLLDDEVPEEAPKSFGKTMATFDEDEAEQQFSTEPKERVSFKSRAKESANTDADDEFAISGIKDIVSKRLKGMRNFQ; from the coding sequence ATGAAGTGGATTCTTTCTCTTCTTTTTGTGATTTCCGTATCTGCTCAAGCAGCAGACAAAGAGGCCCCTACCTCTGAGGCAGCTCCAGCAGCTGTCACGGCAGAAGCAACAACCGACACGGCAGTGACGGCAACAACTGCTGATGCGGTGGCGACTAAAGATTTGCCGAAAATCGACAATCGCAAAGAATCTGAAATTCCACTAAATTTGGAAAAACAGAAAAATGCCGGAACCGAAGGCTCTAGCTGGTTCCGCATTTTGATGACGCTTTCTATTTTGGGTGCGGTGGCTTGCGGTGCATTTATCTTTTTGCGCAAGTACTCGGTTCCTAAAGAACGAAAGCATCAAACGCAGATCAAGGTTTTGCAACAGCACTACCTGGGGCCTAAGAAAAGTTTGGCTATCGTTCGCGTTGCGGGCGAGTCCATTCTGATCGGGGTAACGGATCATAATATCTCGATGATTAAATCCCTTTCTTTGTTGGATGACGAAGTTCCGGAAGAAGCCCCAAAAAGCTTCGGCAAAACAATGGCGACTTTTGATGAAGACGAAGCAGAACAACAATTTAGCACAGAGCCTAAAGAACGTGTTTCATTCAAAAGTCGTGCAAAAGAATCCGCAAACACTGACGCGGACGATGAATTCGCCATTAGCGGAATCAAAGATATCGTTTCAAAACGTTTGAAAGGCATGAGGAATTTTCAGTGA
- the fliL gene encoding flagellar basal body-associated protein FliL: MAEEKAAAAEAAPSGGSGQKPILLIALAVINMLIVAGVGFMLYKNKQKEAAEPKIEHVIKGEAEAQHKEEAEEKELVGKVVPLETFIVNLAGSKGRRVAKVNIELELKGEKAAEEIDKRKAQIRDIIIIILSSKTYEEVSTREGRDSLKNEIKDTINSFLVQGKISNVLFTEFLYN, translated from the coding sequence ATGGCAGAAGAAAAAGCGGCGGCAGCTGAAGCAGCTCCGTCTGGCGGTTCAGGACAAAAGCCTATACTTCTTATCGCTCTAGCAGTGATCAATATGCTCATCGTCGCAGGCGTGGGCTTCATGCTTTATAAGAACAAGCAGAAAGAAGCAGCCGAGCCTAAAATCGAACATGTAATTAAAGGTGAAGCTGAAGCTCAACATAAAGAAGAAGCTGAAGAAAAAGAGTTGGTCGGTAAAGTCGTTCCACTTGAAACATTCATCGTAAATCTTGCAGGTTCCAAAGGTCGTCGTGTCGCCAAGGTCAATATCGAGCTTGAGCTGAAAGGCGAAAAAGCTGCGGAAGAAATCGACAAGCGTAAAGCGCAAATTCGCGACATCATTATCATTATTCTTTCTTCTAAAACATATGAAGAGGTTTCGACTCGTGAGGGTCGTGACAGCTTGAAAAATGAAATCAAAGACACGATTAACTCCTTCCTGGTTCAAGGGAAGATTTCGAACGTGCTCTTTACTGAGTTCTTATACAACTAA
- a CDS encoding MinD/ParA family protein, with product MSRLNTFDLYRTRTISITSGKGGVGKTTLVANLALSLAQKGKKVLILDGDLGMANVDIMFGAKSQGSIHDIIAGRKEMKDILLEVSKDVFLIPGGSGIVEFNNLNHFERRAMVEAISSLPMGFDYLLIDTAPGIAENVLFLNSAAQSVSVVITPDPSSFADAYALIKVLNKQYKVNHFSIVCNQVRDEEEGMNLYKRFNDVVNRFLYIGLDYWGSVPNDSVLRKATQMQRLIVRHDVGAESSKAIRQISAQIEKSSKLIEANGGMQMFWDQVVGFA from the coding sequence ATGAGCCGTTTAAATACTTTTGATTTATACCGCACTAGAACGATCAGCATTACTTCCGGCAAGGGTGGTGTTGGTAAAACGACGTTGGTGGCCAACCTTGCTTTGAGTCTAGCTCAAAAAGGTAAGAAGGTTTTGATTTTGGATGGGGACTTGGGCATGGCGAACGTGGATATCATGTTCGGCGCCAAAAGCCAGGGCAGCATTCACGATATCATCGCCGGTCGTAAAGAGATGAAAGACATTCTTTTGGAAGTTTCTAAAGATGTCTTTTTGATTCCTGGTGGCAGCGGAATCGTAGAGTTTAATAATCTGAATCATTTCGAAAGACGTGCGATGGTGGAAGCCATCAGTTCGTTGCCGATGGGCTTTGATTACCTGTTAATTGATACCGCTCCGGGGATCGCAGAGAACGTTTTGTTCCTGAATTCTGCCGCTCAGTCGGTAAGTGTGGTGATCACACCAGATCCTTCTAGCTTTGCAGACGCCTATGCACTTATTAAAGTTTTAAACAAACAGTACAAAGTGAATCACTTCTCGATCGTTTGTAATCAGGTGCGCGATGAAGAAGAAGGGATGAATCTTTATAAACGCTTCAACGATGTCGTGAATCGATTCCTGTACATTGGTCTTGATTACTGGGGCTCAGTTCCAAACGATTCGGTCTTGAGGAAAGCAACACAAATGCAACGTCTCATTGTGAGACACGATGTGGGAGCTGAATCATCTAAGGCAATTCGTCAAATTTCTGCGCAGATCGAAAAATCCTCCAAGCTAATTGAAGCTAATGGCGGGATGCAGATGTTCTGGGATCAAGTGGTGGGTTTCGCTTAG
- the flhF gene encoding flagellar biosynthesis protein FlhF — MQVKKFEARTMKEALEMVKTQLGPDAIILSARDNNKSFGLVGEGSVEITAAVSEETLQKKKFAESKLREQDRQRFQASTARQQKELITKMVEKHVQKSQPPAQITQRRYIDIEDENEYARQQKMSEERVKNAAQRALHAFQEQEQNFAPKKAAASVKPAAAPAPAKPAGESPEVIALKSEIANLRQVITQFQQMPQSFVGAHPGADFGISYDLSSIFEKLTRSGMAPEIAADILTQTQETLPPLKIKNKALVEAFVARRVLDAIKIAQNPTAGKIHCFVGPAGSGKTSALIKMASHMVVRERKKVAIFTTDTFKVGAADQMKIYAQILNVPFSVIRNQNDWHNLMRYLANVDCVLVDFAGLSLKNNEEIGLLRSILPPQALNANIHLTMSANTKDADAIELGRRYSVLGYKDVVFTSLDESTQHGTIYNFMKRFDIPLHSFGIGSRVPEDFEFATKERLLDLIFNITKFKQQDSEAV, encoded by the coding sequence ATGCAGGTTAAGAAATTTGAAGCACGTACTATGAAGGAAGCTCTGGAGATGGTTAAGACCCAGCTGGGGCCTGATGCCATCATCCTCTCTGCCCGTGACAACAACAAAAGCTTCGGCTTGGTTGGCGAAGGAAGTGTGGAAATCACTGCCGCTGTCTCCGAAGAGACTTTGCAAAAAAAGAAATTCGCAGAATCCAAATTGCGTGAGCAGGATCGTCAAAGATTCCAGGCTAGCACCGCTCGTCAGCAAAAAGAGCTGATCACCAAAATGGTGGAAAAGCATGTGCAAAAAAGCCAGCCGCCTGCGCAAATCACGCAACGTCGTTATATCGATATCGAAGATGAAAATGAATATGCTCGTCAGCAGAAAATGTCTGAGGAAAGAGTTAAAAACGCAGCACAACGCGCTTTGCATGCTTTCCAAGAGCAAGAACAAAATTTTGCACCTAAAAAGGCGGCGGCATCCGTAAAGCCGGCGGCCGCTCCAGCACCAGCTAAACCTGCAGGTGAGTCACCAGAAGTCATCGCTTTGAAAAGCGAGATCGCAAACTTGCGTCAGGTGATCACTCAGTTTCAACAAATGCCACAATCCTTCGTGGGTGCTCACCCAGGAGCTGATTTCGGCATTTCTTACGATTTAAGTTCTATTTTTGAAAAATTGACTCGTTCAGGAATGGCTCCAGAGATCGCGGCTGATATCTTGACTCAGACTCAAGAAACATTGCCACCTTTGAAAATCAAAAATAAAGCTTTGGTAGAAGCGTTTGTTGCCCGCCGTGTTTTGGACGCTATCAAGATCGCCCAAAATCCCACAGCAGGGAAGATTCACTGCTTCGTGGGTCCTGCAGGCAGCGGTAAAACTTCAGCATTAATTAAAATGGCGAGCCACATGGTGGTTCGTGAGCGCAAGAAAGTTGCAATTTTCACCACAGACACATTCAAAGTGGGTGCTGCTGATCAAATGAAGATCTATGCGCAAATCCTGAATGTTCCATTCTCTGTGATTCGCAATCAAAATGACTGGCATAATCTAATGCGCTATTTGGCGAATGTTGATTGCGTGTTGGTGGACTTTGCGGGTCTAAGCCTTAAAAACAATGAAGAGATCGGTCTTTTGCGCAGCATTTTGCCGCCACAGGCATTGAACGCAAACATCCATTTGACGATGTCGGCTAATACGAAAGACGCCGATGCGATCGAATTGGGTCGTCGCTATTCTGTGTTAGGTTATAAAGATGTGGTATTTACATCCCTGGATGAATCCACTCAGCACGGTACTATATACAACTTTATGAAGCGTTTTGATATTCCATTGCACTCTTTCGGTATTGGTTCGCGCGTTCCAGAAGACTTTGAGTTCGCGACGAAAGAGCGTTTGTTGGATCTTATTTTCAATATCACTAAATTCAAACAACAGGATTCTGAAGCTGTATGA
- the flhB gene encoding flagellar biosynthesis protein FlhB, which produces MSGENDSEKTESATDARREEFRKQGNVAQSKELATAILLLAASGGVYALGRFFFKNFYDLFQYSFGPDMVSTIRSGNFTEALRINGEKTLILIAPVMGIAGLLGVAATVAQIGFLQVEDALTPDPNKLNPVEGMKRVMSLRAVMEAVKGILKMGAIGMVLYFLLRGEVHQIPYLMSFSIEQICTYIGGIVAKLLGGVGGVMLVLAGADYFYQRWDLEKKMMMTKQEVKEEHKQREGDPMIKSRIRRIQREMASKRMMADIPKADVVITNPTHIAVVLKYSDNLPAPQVVAMGADSVAENIKALAREHNIPIVENKPLARTIFKTMKIGQVIPRDLFVAVAEVLSYVYRLRRKKR; this is translated from the coding sequence GTGTCAGGGGAAAACGACAGCGAAAAAACCGAATCGGCCACGGATGCCCGACGGGAAGAATTTCGCAAGCAAGGAAATGTTGCGCAGTCCAAGGAGCTAGCTACAGCAATATTGTTGTTGGCTGCTTCAGGTGGCGTCTATGCCTTGGGTCGTTTCTTTTTCAAAAACTTCTATGACCTTTTCCAATATTCCTTCGGTCCCGACATGGTTTCAACTATTCGTTCCGGGAACTTCACTGAAGCTCTTCGTATTAACGGAGAGAAAACTTTGATTCTTATTGCACCTGTAATGGGTATTGCAGGTTTGTTGGGTGTTGCTGCCACTGTGGCACAAATCGGTTTCTTGCAAGTTGAAGATGCACTGACTCCGGATCCTAACAAGCTGAATCCCGTTGAGGGGATGAAACGTGTGATGAGTCTTCGCGCTGTTATGGAAGCCGTAAAAGGTATCCTGAAAATGGGCGCGATCGGTATGGTTTTGTATTTCTTGTTACGTGGCGAAGTTCATCAAATTCCGTATTTGATGAGTTTCTCGATTGAACAAATCTGCACTTACATTGGTGGCATCGTCGCGAAACTTTTGGGCGGCGTGGGTGGAGTGATGTTGGTTCTGGCTGGAGCTGACTACTTCTATCAACGTTGGGATCTTGAAAAGAAAATGATGATGACCAAACAGGAAGTGAAAGAAGAGCACAAACAGCGCGAGGGTGATCCGATGATCAAATCGCGCATTCGTCGTATCCAAAGGGAGATGGCCTCTAAGCGTATGATGGCTGACATCCCTAAGGCCGACGTTGTGATCACGAATCCGACGCATATCGCGGTTGTTTTGAAATACTCAGACAACTTGCCAGCTCCTCAGGTGGTGGCGATGGGTGCGGATTCTGTGGCAGAGAATATTAAGGCGCTTGCAAGAGAGCACAATATTCCGATCGTTGAGAATAAACCATTGGCCCGCACGATCTTTAAAACCATGAAGATCGGACAAGTGATTCCCAGGGATCTATTTGTCGCAGTGGCCGAAGTACTTTCATATGTTTACCGACTACGTAGGAAGAAAAGATAA
- the flhA gene encoding flagellar biosynthesis protein FlhA gives MEDVFQFLKRFEKYTKNTDLFIAFGILAILAVMIIPLPPMMLDISLTFSLAISILILLVSIYTQRALDFTSFPSLLLMTTLFRLSLNVATTRLILTHGHEGEKAAGDVIASFANFVVGGNYVIGFIMFAILIVINFMVITKGSGRVAEVAARFTLDAMPGKQMSIDAELNAGHITEADARKRRRQIEQEADFYGAMDGASKFVRGDAIAGIIITLINILGGLAIGVIQKGLDVGTAAKYYTMLTIGDGLLAQIPALIISTAAGTIVTRTSNSDKDMGAEVTSQLLVNPRAVMISGGVLILMGIIPGLPTVPFLMMGGLMCGVSWVIKKYKAETVAAEKKALETQAIAPKKENIESMLPVDMVELEVGYGLISIVESDQSGDLLERIVSIRKQFALDLGIVVPSIHIRDNLQLAPGEYRVMIKGNRVGGGTLRPEAMLAMDPGNVSDPIDGIKTKEPAFGLDALWISPNRKEDAEIAGYTVVDLPTVMATHLTEIIRSHAHELLGRQEAASLVENFKKSHPKVVEELIPDLMSLGSVVRVMQGLLKEQVSIRNLLTIFETLADEAPRTKDIEVLTESVRRSLARGITAKYTTDQGNIPVMTLHPVIEELIANSLLQTEQGVQLVMDPNTAHRLINEIARAVENHPEVASQPILLTSPTSRRHIYKLTSRFIPQLVVLSHNELTSDADVQSVALVEMSHAG, from the coding sequence ATGGAAGATGTTTTTCAGTTTTTAAAGAGATTCGAAAAGTATACTAAGAATACGGATCTTTTTATTGCGTTTGGTATCCTGGCAATCCTGGCGGTAATGATCATTCCATTGCCTCCAATGATGCTGGATATCTCTCTTACATTCTCCCTGGCGATCAGTATCCTGATCCTGCTTGTGAGTATCTATACTCAAAGAGCCCTTGATTTCACATCTTTCCCATCGCTGCTGTTGATGACGACGTTATTCCGTCTGTCCCTGAACGTAGCGACAACTCGTTTGATTTTGACCCACGGTCACGAAGGTGAAAAAGCGGCCGGTGATGTTATCGCCTCGTTCGCAAACTTCGTTGTCGGTGGCAACTACGTCATCGGGTTTATCATGTTTGCGATCTTAATCGTCATCAACTTCATGGTAATCACCAAGGGTTCTGGGCGCGTAGCCGAAGTTGCTGCCCGTTTCACCTTGGATGCGATGCCAGGTAAGCAGATGTCGATCGACGCGGAATTGAACGCGGGTCACATCACTGAAGCTGACGCTCGTAAACGCCGTCGTCAGATTGAACAAGAAGCTGACTTTTACGGTGCGATGGACGGTGCCTCCAAGTTCGTTCGTGGTGACGCGATCGCGGGTATCATTATTACTTTGATCAATATCCTGGGTGGTTTGGCGATTGGTGTGATCCAAAAAGGTTTGGATGTGGGCACGGCTGCCAAGTACTACACGATGTTGACGATCGGTGACGGTTTGCTTGCGCAGATTCCGGCACTTATCATTTCAACTGCTGCCGGTACGATAGTTACTCGTACTTCAAACTCAGATAAAGACATGGGTGCTGAGGTTACAAGCCAACTTTTGGTCAACCCTCGTGCCGTTATGATTTCTGGTGGTGTACTGATCCTTATGGGTATCATCCCAGGTCTTCCAACAGTTCCATTCTTAATGATGGGTGGATTGATGTGTGGAGTTTCCTGGGTTATCAAAAAATACAAAGCCGAGACTGTGGCAGCAGAAAAGAAAGCTTTGGAAACTCAAGCGATTGCTCCGAAAAAAGAAAATATCGAAAGCATGCTTCCAGTCGACATGGTGGAATTGGAAGTTGGTTATGGCTTGATCAGTATCGTCGAGTCGGACCAATCTGGTGACTTGCTTGAGCGTATCGTCAGCATCCGTAAGCAATTTGCGTTGGATCTGGGGATCGTGGTTCCAAGTATTCATATCCGCGACAACTTGCAGTTGGCGCCAGGTGAATACCGCGTGATGATCAAAGGCAACCGTGTGGGCGGTGGGACTCTTCGTCCTGAAGCGATGCTTGCCATGGATCCAGGAAATGTTTCTGATCCTATCGACGGCATTAAAACAAAAGAACCTGCATTCGGTCTTGATGCTCTTTGGATTTCTCCAAACCGCAAAGAAGACGCTGAAATCGCGGGTTATACAGTGGTGGACTTGCCAACGGTTATGGCCACTCACTTGACTGAAATCATTCGCTCTCATGCTCATGAATTGTTGGGTCGTCAGGAAGCAGCATCTTTGGTTGAAAACTTTAAGAAATCTCATCCTAAAGTCGTTGAAGAGCTTATTCCGGATCTTATGTCCTTGGGTTCTGTTGTTCGCGTTATGCAGGGACTTCTTAAAGAACAAGTATCGATTCGTAACTTGCTTACGATCTTTGAGACCTTGGCAGACGAAGCTCCGCGCACAAAAGATATTGAAGTCCTTACAGAAAGTGTCCGTAGGTCTCTGGCTCGCGGTATCACTGCAAAGTACACAACTGATCAAGGCAACATCCCTGTGATGACCTTGCACCCGGTGATCGAGGAATTGATCGCGAACTCTTTGTTGCAAACAGAGCAGGGTGTGCAGTTGGTGATGGATCCAAATACAGCACATCGCTTGATCAATGAGATCGCGCGTGCGGTGGAAAACCATCCGGAAGTGGCAAGTCAGCCGATTCTGCTGACCAGCCCGACTTCCCGTCGTCATATTTATAAACTGACTTCGCGTTTTATCCCTCAGTTGGTTGTGCTTTCGCACAATGAATTGACGTCAGATGCGGATGTTCAATCGGTTGCCCTTGTGGAGATGAGCCATGCAGGTTAA
- the fliR gene encoding flagellar biosynthetic protein FliR yields MLNWTALTEAQILLFALIFLRMVAFVIASAFFGAGNIPAPVKILLSLILSVLLFPIVKIGNVDYLVISNEIISLAIRELLVGLLLGFLTRIFFFVVSMVGDLIAMSVGLSAGQMYNPLLGTSGNAMESFYSTLGTLVFLAINGHHILIRAIVESYTLVPVSSLSLNVGPFAEMAMFGQTTFILTIKMCAPVLVTILLVNLSMGILGRAVPQINVLVTSMPVSIMIGMTVVFICLPLMVSEMNGLVEITASQLFKVMKAL; encoded by the coding sequence ATGTTAAATTGGACGGCACTTACAGAAGCACAAATCCTCCTTTTCGCGCTGATCTTTCTGCGCATGGTGGCTTTTGTGATTGCCTCCGCTTTCTTTGGAGCTGGCAATATCCCAGCTCCAGTAAAGATTTTATTGTCGCTGATTTTAAGCGTTCTTTTGTTTCCGATCGTTAAAATCGGTAACGTGGATTACCTTGTGATTTCCAATGAAATCATATCCTTAGCTATCCGTGAACTCTTGGTCGGATTGCTGCTGGGTTTTTTAACCCGCATCTTCTTTTTCGTTGTCTCTATGGTGGGGGATCTTATCGCGATGAGCGTGGGTTTGTCTGCCGGGCAGATGTACAATCCATTGCTAGGAACGTCTGGGAATGCGATGGAATCTTTTTACTCCACTCTGGGGACGTTGGTTTTTCTCGCGATCAACGGACACCATATTCTGATTCGCGCCATTGTCGAGAGTTATACTTTGGTTCCGGTCAGCTCCTTGAGTTTGAATGTTGGGCCTTTCGCGGAAATGGCGATGTTTGGTCAAACTACTTTTATTCTTACAATTAAGATGTGCGCCCCTGTGTTGGTGACGATTTTGCTGGTGAATTTATCGATGGGTATCCTCGGTAGAGCAGTTCCCCAGATTAACGTCCTGGTTACGAGTATGCCGGTGTCGATTATGATCGGTATGACGGTTGTTTTCATCTGTTTACCATTGATGGTTTCCGAGATGAATGGACTGGTCGAAATCACGGCCAGTCAACTGTTCAAAGTGATGAAAGCATTGTAG